In one Haloplanus salinus genomic region, the following are encoded:
- a CDS encoding cold-shock protein — MATGTVDFFNDTGGYGFIETEDADDDVFFHMEDVGGPDLEEGQELEFEIEDSPKGPRATNVVRL, encoded by the coding sequence ATGGCAACTGGTACGGTTGATTTCTTCAACGACACTGGCGGTTACGGCTTTATCGAAACTGAGGACGCGGACGACGACGTGTTCTTCCACATGGAAGACGTGGGCGGCCCGGACCTCGAAGAGGGACAGGAACTGGAATTCGAAATCGAGGACTCCCCCAAGGGTCCGCGCGCGACGAACGTCGTCCGCCTCTAA